Below is a genomic region from Oscarella lobularis chromosome 14, ooOscLobu1.1, whole genome shotgun sequence.
tcaGCGAGTCCAACATGTGCGGCAAAAAAGCGTTCGCTATCGGAAACAACAAACTGTCGCCGGACGCCATGCATCCGAATTATTTCCGATTGACCAATCTGATCAACGTCCTTAGCAGTCGACTTGCACACATGTATCCTCCCGATCCGGCGTGGATCGTTCAGGAAGTGAGACGGTCATATTACGCCTAATATGGACGCGTGttatctttttttgtctaggaTTGCGTGGACATGGATTGCGACGGCCCAAAGCATTCTATTGTGCACGACCTCGACGGAACGCTGGTTACAACCGCTGGAGGTAAACGAGGATCCATTGTTCCTCAGGCGGAACTTCGCTTTGCCAACTACATTGATCGGCTCCCCGAAACGATGCTTTACGACGAAGGCGATCCGACAACTCGTCTCAaggcgagcgacgtcgtcaagagTAGAGGCATTGCTCGGGGAGAGAATGGGTATGATAGACAGAGATATCTTTCCGAAAAACGGTGGTTGAACGAGACTCTTATTTAGAAACTTTGCTAATCCTATAGGTGGGTGCAAGTTCGAAGCGGAGTGGAATGCGTATCGATGCTCAGAGATCAATCATCAGATGCTGATCGTCGAGAGCATGGACGCCGACTcggaaacgagacgaatctCGCCTATAGCATTGCACGGAGGAGATCTTGGCACCGGACCCTATACAGATTTGCTCAACGGACCGATGGATCACGGTGCGTTTATCTACATTTGTCCCCTTTGTGCTCTATCGTATGTTCAGGTTGGTGCACTTACTTCACGTGTTTGAAACGATTATCGACTTTCTATACGATCGTCGCCCTGGGAACGGAGTATCACCTGTGGTTTACGGGCTCCAATCCAGGCCATTTCCGCTTTCATCTGCTGAACACCATCGGGGGGACGTCGGATCATCCCGGAGAAGGCATCAAGCTGTCCATCTGGTACAAAAATCCTCAGCGCAAAGACGTGTACAAGGTACTGGCAGCTGAGTTATTCACTTGATTCCGTAGACTCATATTTGTGTGTCTATGCAGGACGGAATCTTTTTAGAGCCAGAGAATTTTGCCGTGCAAGGCAAGGCTCTCACAAGTGCCGAGAAATCCCAAATTGTTCCCAAACTCGCTTCCAGTCATAGTGGCGCTAATGTCTTTGACAGAAGCACTCAAGTGCTGCACTTGGTATGGAGACGCGAAACGGCAGTGGCGGCGCACGTTTATATTTGCCCGTCACAGTAGTAGCGATCTATCAATTCGGTTTCCTTTAGATTGTCAAAGGAGACAAACCTGTTGACGTGATACTTCCTCCCGTCGTCCAAGTCTCTTTCGAATTAACCGTCAGCCTTGACGACTTCTTTGACCCGAGTAGCCTGGTTCAAAATCTCGCCTTCGTATTGAAGATACCACTGAGCATGATCCGCGTTGTCGACGTAATCGCCGAAGATACTCCAGTGCGCAGAAAGCGAGCCGTCCAGCAAacatatgacgtcacatttgaAATTGGCAGCGAACCTGTTCAAAATATTACCCAGGAGAAAGCCCCAAACATTACAGAACAGATCGATAGCGACGGCGGCCAAGGGCTggttgatgacgacgacgacagcgccGTAAACGCTGCAGGGTTTAGAAGTACTTGAAATTTTTATTCTGTTTTGTTTTCTAAGGATAATGATACGGTCGTACCCGTCGTCTTGCCTACCGGTTTCTTTCAGGTAAGAAATCGCGCTTCTTGAGGTTAGTTGCTAATGAGAAGTTTTGTTGTTCTTAATAGCCTGATGACGCTCCTCCTGTCGACGACATTGCGTCGGATTTTCTTTCGGCCTCTTCGCGGTATCAGCAAAGTTTGTCTGATTGGCAAGACGTGGCAGCAGTGGTTTCGAACATAAACTCAATTGCTAATGATTTGGTTAATCAGGTACCAATTCGACGGCTCTTTCAAAGATGCCTTCTATTTTCGTGATCTGCTAGGTGCAATCTGGGTTGATTGATTTTGGCAACGCATCCGTGGTCTCGTTTTCAGTCGCTCCAGCTGAGGTCCCCGCACTTCCGTCAGCCCCCGTCGTCCCACCAGGCTTGGATAACCTGACTCTCAGCGACGGGCAGAGCGTGTTTGACCAGTCTGCTGTGCCCACACTTGGTTCCGTGGTTGCACCTCCCGCCGCAAATTTCTCCGTTCTAAAATTCCAGATACCAGCTGGAGCGAAAGTCATGAATCAGCCCGAGGGAAAGGTATGTTATCTTTTTGTGTTAAACTTTATATTTCATctgtattaattaagtcgAGTCATCTGGTGTACATTGTCGTTACGGTTCAAGATAGCAACGGCGATGCTGTTGAAAACTTGGGCTTGACAGTTCCTTGGACGTGCAACGTTTCTATTGCAAAATCGTCTAGTGCCAGGTGCGTATCAATAGCTTCAAACTTTAGTACAGTAGGTATAGATCTGTCTGTTTCATAGTGCTGTCCTTGAAGGCCAAACATCCGCATCATTCGCTTCGGGCTATGCCCACTTCACCGGTCTTCGAATCGACAGTCCTCTTGATGCAGTTCAACTTCAACTGAATATCGAACCCGGTGGTTACATTCTGAAAACAAACGAATTCGCTGTCGTCGCTCccgacgtcgactcgctcgattcgacgtcgatcagtTTCGTTTTGCAAGGCGACTTCAAATCGACCGTACTGAAATACGGTCTCGACGCATTTTTGAGCGCCTTGCAGACGGAAATAGCCGCCGCGGCCAACGTCCACGCCTCTCGGGTCGTAGATCTTGACGCGCGTCAGGGAAGCATCGTCTGCATGGCAACGATACTAGACTCGACTCTGTACGATCCGCCTAGTACCTTGTCGCTCTCCGACGCCGTGCATCGGCTTGAAGATGCCGTTGAGTCTGGAAGATTTGTAATGAATTTTAAAGGAGTTCGTCTCGCtgcgctttcgtcgacgttcacaAAGGACACTGACcggacgaagtcgtcggTCAATGTCGGACTGATTGCCGGCATCGCCGCTGGCGGATCAGCTCTCTTGATCATCATTGGGGTTATTCTGTTTATCGCCTATTCAAAATTTGACGCCAAACGAAAGAAGGTTGACAGGTCGCAAGAGAAGGTATGgtattttatatatatattttgattttttgattgctGTCTACGTAGGCTGCCCTGAGAGGAAACCGAGACTCGCCTAACGTGGACACGGAAATGCatgtcgtcgagagcgaAATGAATGTTGTTGAAAACGATGACCAAACGTTTGATTaccgagaagaaattgacaCATTCAAATCGCCTATGACTCAAACGTGAGATTTTGTCATCATCCACTGTCTAGTGCTTCTATATTGTTATTTATTAGGTCTGTTGCTTCGCTTGGTGCCGATTTGGATCAAAATTCACCAGATCGTTCGACTCCAGTTGAAGTGTCACCCACTCCTCTTCTGGAAAGCGAGCATTCCATGCCATCTAGTAGAAATGAAGTGTCTCCTGTTGAGAAGCCGGAAACGTCGCCAAGGAAAATGAGACCGGAACGAGTCAGTACAACGTCCTCGTCTTCTGGAGTGAAAGTTACGTCAAAGGTATCGTAAGAGGGCATTCTTGTCACTAAAAATTTGTTCTACATGTGCGGTACTTAGGGTGTCGAGTGAGAGTGAGTCTGTTCGCGTTTTCAAAAGCGGAGATCCTTGGAAGTACTAGTGCCAAGGCATTTCAGACAACCGTATATTATAATCTTATGTGTTCGTTGTTTTGTGGGCTGGGTGAGAAGCACGTGGCAGAGCCCGTGACTTCGTTATTTATCATATCGTAATCGTCTCTCGTAGCAACGGAAGAAGTACGCTAACCTTTGTCTTTCGTCGCCTAAACTTGCGTAAAACTGCTCCCAATGAATGcagcgacgagcgacgtgAAGCAGgtcgttctaaaagaagaGTACGACACGAGCTACGAACCAAACTCGGGCGGTACGACAAGCTCTCGACACTTCGCGATATCACGCCACTCTTCGCGCGACGTAGACATAAACGATTACTGCGACGTTATCGGTCTGAACTTGGAAGAAGATCCCGATCTGGTTTGGATAGCAAAGGAAGGACTAAAGGCTCCCTTACCGGCAAACTGGAAGCCAGTGTTCGTACATAGATCggcttctctctttctgcgTAAATTAGCCCGGTTCCTTTCTTAGCAAGGACGAATCTGGTAGTGGGGAGATCTACTATTTCAATTTCGCTACCGGAGACAGTTCTTGGGACCATCCTTGCGATGCTCACTATAGGAGTTTAgtcgagaaggaaaaggcgaagaaggcgaagacggGAATGAgattacagccaaattacaaggacgatgaagacgaggacgaagaggacgaagaggaggaagtcgATTCTAACGAATTTGATTCCGAATCTTTGGAGGTATGATCGCATTTTTGTTGGGGGGCCGGGCCAACGTTGGCTCTAGAGTGGAGAACTTGGAAAGAACTTTGCTCAGCACGATATAGCAGCATTAGGATTTCAGGTCTAGTAATAAATCCGTCATAATTAAAAATACTTGATATGAATTCTTGTTTGttaggaggaagaggacgaagaagacgagagtGCTAGCAATGGGGAAATTGATATAGAAAATGAAtacagcgacgaagaaccGGTtacagagaaagaaatttctttatGCAAAACCGCCTATTTTTTTTGCGCTCTTCAGGAATTGAAACTAGGAGACCGTATTGTTGGACTAAGTCCTGAATTGCTTAAGCCTGTCGAAATCGAGAAGAGATCGCCGAATCTTCTCATTCGAACAGCAGAATCAAACGAAGAGGAAAGGCTAAAAGCGTTGCCCATGGCATTGCCTCCACTCGTTCAGAAGAGTCTTCCGACGACTAACGAAACACGTCGTCAGATGGAACAGAAAGTGTCGTCATCTGTAGCAGCTGCGCAGTCGTTGCCGTTCTCGGCTCGATCCCTTGCCGagacggagaaaagaaaagaggccACAAAAGACGCAGAAGGTACGAATGCGATCTATAGTGGAATATAAGGTAGCTTTGTCGTAGATGATTCGGAAAGTGCTGAAAATTCCGTTACTGCAAGCGACGAGTCCATGATGCCGCATCCAGCCGAAGCGCAACTGCAGGCAGTACAGAAAGAAACCACGTGTGTTTTTCTCAGAAAAGCCGGTTAGCTGGCGCAATGCCCACGTTTGATTTTAGAAGGATCAACGAtgcggaagaagagaaagggcAAGCGTCTAATGAAGACGAAGTCATTCAAAGCGATTCTAAGAAGCGAATCGAGCTCTTGAGACTCGaatttgaagaggaagaggaaaaggagcgCCAGCGCATGAACGAGAGACTTCACTCAATGAAGCAAGATTTGGAAGACGAATTGTCAGCGGAACTCGAGTCATTGCGTAAGGATCACGAGAGAAGACTTCAAGAGGCAAGGGATGGTTACGagagagaatttctttccaaCGAAATCAAGCTCAAGAAGGAACTCGAAGACAGAATGGATGCCTTGAGAGAGGaggtaataaaaaaattgaaccTAGTGGACGTGATTGTGAAAGGTCCCAAAGTGCCTGCTATTTGGAGAACCTGAGTCCACTCTTTTAAGTTCTACTGCAAAATAGCTTTGGCTTGATGACCTGGTGCGTTCTAGATTGAAGAGCTTCGAAAGAAGGACGTCGGAGCGCTGGAGGAGACGTCCAGACGCGAGATGGAGTTGTTGGAGGCGGAACAAAGAGACAAGGAGCAAAAGGCTAGGGAAGAGCTGAGAAAATCGATTGAGGAACTGGAGAGGGAGATGGATGAAGcgaaagacagaaaaaagagagacgttGATGTTGAGctgaaagaaattgaattggaaaagcaaagaaaagccgAGGTTATTTTATGTGCACCGTTGCTTGTATACATATGTTTTGAGCTGCATTGTAAAGGCattgaaagaagaagcagaaactCATCTGGCTGAAGTGAAGGCAGCACTCGAGCTCCAACACAAAGAGGTGCGTGGCTCTGCGTGGTAAGCAAAGCACGAATATTGTCTTTTCAGTCATTAGCATTGGTGGACGACGAAATGGCGGAAacgatgaagaggaagaaaaaagacggcgagaaGGCGTTAAAGGATATGAACGATCGAATTGCTACCGAGATAGATGACTTGCGACGAGACTGCAATGAACGAAGAGAGTCACTAGAGAAAGCACAGGAGGAAGAGATGGTGAGTGGCGAATAAAAATACGCAAGGAGACAGGAAGCATCATCACTCGTAGGAGAAACTGAGAGACGAACACAGAACAAGGttagaaaaattcaaaagggAGTTGagtgaaaaagaagataaTATAAGAAGGCAGGAAGACGTGGAAATGGTAAGCCAAAGAGGCCCCATCCAAATAAACGCCGAGACTTTGTGTAGACAAAAGTAAGGGAGAGCCAGGCGGAAAAACTGTCTTTGCTGCAAAAGGAGTTTGCTGAAAAAGTAGGAATTTTGATTTGTATTTGTTAGTCACACGTAAAAAAAGTCGGTCTTTTAGGAAGAGACCTTAGTCTGCGAACGTGAACGTGCCTTGGAGTCTATACGAGCCGAGGGACAGCAGGTATTTGTTTCTGTAGCCTACTAGTGCCGGTTCTATGTAAATCGAGGAGTGCAGGCGCTTCAAGCGGCTCGAGCTGACTTAGAAGATCAGAAGACGTGTCTTgaaagggagaaagaaagCTTGGTATATACACGAAACCAAGAGCCGTTTGGCTTGCGCTACTgccttcctttcttctctcagGAAAAGGAGATTGAGATTCTAAGGGAAGCTGTTGTAGAGGAAAAGGCGAAGCTGGAGATGAATGCTCGCGAAGTTAGCAAAAGTGCCAAAACGACAGCTAAGGCCTTTTCTATTGCCATACAGGCTGACAGGTAAAAAACAAagtttcctctttttttctttcaaaaattaGCACTATGAAGGGGTCTTTCTAAAAGGGATCAAGATGTAGCAGAACGAGAAGATACGTCAGAGCCGGCACCCTGTACTCCACCCAATTCCCACGGTTCGAAGGTGAAACCTGACCAGATGTCTCCACTTCTGTTGCATTCTCAAGCTGAAGACGATCTTGTGGTACATCTTAGCATTAGCATAGCGCATAACTATATCAATGCTCGACTAGTTGACTGATGTAAGCGAATTGTCAAGCGACTTATCTACGTTGCCCTCCCTCTCGACTGAAGATATTACGGCGAGCACTGTGACGCTGACAAGTACTGATTGCCAGTCGTTTATACGCTGCTAGAGTGTACTTTCTATAGTGGAATCTCCGTGGGATATTCAAGGCGCCGATCGAACTCGCCGCCCggctcgtcgcgacgacccACTCGTGTCTTCTCTTCACGACATAAACCAGAGAATTTCGGGCGTGCTCTCTGGTCTAGAGACAAACGAATCTACATGCCAGCCTAAATATCGACTTCCGTCGGAGCATCTGTATCAGCGTAGCTCCTCGTATTCAAATTCTAGGTAGGACACCCATATAGTACGACTTGGGATTTTGTTATCTTTTCTTTAGTCGAGCTCTTCCCGTTGGGATACAGCCTTCTACTAGTGGTACTAGTCACTTGTTTTGTTTGTGTTTATGAGTCTTTTGTTTGATGATTTTTGCTCTAGGGATGCGTGTTGATGACACTTTCGTTCCGCAGCGTCTGCGgggcttcgacgacgtctcagcGACCATGTCTCTGCTTGAGTCGCAGCGAAAGTGGGCACAGAGTGTAAGGCGAGATCTAGGTCGAGCTGGAAAACCAACTTTGTCTGCTCGATTATCAAAATCTCACCGTTA
It encodes:
- the LOC136195326 gene encoding centrosomal protein of 164 kDa-like isoform X3; this translates as MNAATSDVKQVVLKEEYDTSYEPNSGDINDYCDVIGLNLEEDPDLVWIAKEGLKAPLPANWKPVKDESGSGEIYYFNFATGDSSWDHPCDAHYRSLVEKEKAKKAKTGMRLQPNYKDDEDEDEEDEEEEVDSNEFDSESLESGELGKNFAQHDIAALGFQEEEDEEDESASNGEIDIENEYSDEEPELKLGDRIVGLSPELLKPVEIEKRSPNLLIRTAESNEEERLKALPMALPPLVQKSLPTTNETRRQMEQKVSSSVAAAQSLPFSARSLAETEKRKEATKDAEDDSESAENSVTASDESMMPHPAEAQLQAVQKETTRINDAEEEKGQASNEDEVIQSDSKKRIELLRLEFEEEEEKERQRMNERLHSMKQDLEDELSAELESLRKDHERRLQEARDGYEREFLSNEIKLKKELEDRMDALREEIEELRKKDVGALEETSRREMELLEAEQRDKEQKAREELRKSIEELEREMDEAKDRKKRDVDVELKEIELEKQRKAEALKEEAETHLAEVKAALELQHKESLALVDDEMAETMKRKKKDGEKALKDMNDRIATEIDDLRRDCNERRESLEKAQEEEMEKLRDEHRTRLEKFKRELSEKEDNIRRQEDVEMTKVRESQAEKLSLLQKEFAEKEETLVCERERALESIRAEGQQALQAARADLEDQKTCLEREKESLEKEIEILREAVVEEKAKLEMNAREVSKSAKTTAKAFSIAIQADRDQDVAEREDTSEPAPCTPPNSHGSKVKPDQMSPLLLHSQAEDDLVLTDVSELSSDLSTLPSLSTEDITASTVTLTMESPWDIQGADRTRRPARRDDPLVSSLHDINQRISGVLSGLETNESTCQPKYRLPSEHLYQRSSSYSNSSRALPVGIQPSTSGMRVDDTFVPQRLRGFDDVSATMSLLESQRKWAQSVRRDLGRAGKPTLSARLSKSHRYYFS
- the LOC136195326 gene encoding centrosomal protein of 164 kDa-like isoform X1, which gives rise to MNAATSDVKQVVLKEEYDTSYEPNSGDINDYCDVIGLNLEEDPDLVWIAKEGLKAPLPANWKPVKDESGSGEIYYFNFATGDSSWDHPCDAHYRSLVEKEKAKKAKTGMRLQPNYKDDEDEDEEDEEEEVDSNEFDSESLESGELGKNFAQHDIAALGFQEEEDEEDESASNGEIDIENEYSDEEPELKLGDRIVGLSPELLKPVEIEKRSPNLLIRTAESNEEERLKALPMALPPLVQKSLPTTNETRRQMEQKVSSSVAAAQSLPFSARSLAETEKRKEATKDAEDDSESAENSVTASDESMMPHPAEAQLQAVQKETTRINDAEEEKGQASNEDEVIQSDSKKRIELLRLEFEEEEEKERQRMNERLHSMKQDLEDELSAELESLRKDHERRLQEARDGYEREFLSNEIKLKKELEDRMDALREEIEELRKKDVGALEETSRREMELLEAEQRDKEQKAREELRKSIEELEREMDEAKDRKKRDVDVELKEIELEKQRKAEALKEEAETHLAEVKAALELQHKESLALVDDEMAETMKRKKKDGEKALKDMNDRIATEIDDLRRDCNERRESLEKAQEEEMEKLRDEHRTRLEKFKRELSEKEDNIRRQEDVEMTKVRESQAEKLSLLQKEFAEKEETLVCERERALESIRAEGQQALQAARADLEDQKTCLEREKESLEKEIEILREAVVEEKAKLEMNAREVSKSAKTTAKAFSIAIQADRGLSKRDQDVAEREDTSEPAPCTPPNSHGSKVKPDQMSPLLLHSQAEDDLVLTDVSELSSDLSTLPSLSTEDITASTVTLTMESPWDIQGADRTRRPARRDDPLVSSLHDINQRISGVLSGLETNESTCQPKYRLPSEHLYQRSSSYSNSSRALPVGIQPSTSGMRVDDTFVPQRLRGFDDVSATMSLLESQRKWAQSVRRDLGRAGKPTLSARLSKSHRYYFS
- the LOC136195326 gene encoding centrosomal protein of 164 kDa-like isoform X2, giving the protein MNAATSDVKQVVLKEEYDTSYEPNSGDINDYCDVIGLNLEEDPDLVWIAKEGLKAPLPANWKPVKDESGSGEIYYFNFATGDSSWDHPCDAHYRSLVEKEKAKKAKTGMRLQPNYKDDEDEDEEDEEEEVDSNEFDSESLESGELGKNFAQHDIAALGFQEEEDEEDESASNGEIDIENEYSDEEPELKLGDRIVGLSPELLKPVEIEKRSPNLLIRTAESNEEERLKALPMALPPLVQKSLPTTNETRRQMEQKVSSSVAAAQSLPFSARSLAETEKRKEATKDAEDDSESAENSVTASDESMMPHPAEAQLQAVQKETTINDAEEEKGQASNEDEVIQSDSKKRIELLRLEFEEEEEKERQRMNERLHSMKQDLEDELSAELESLRKDHERRLQEARDGYEREFLSNEIKLKKELEDRMDALREEIEELRKKDVGALEETSRREMELLEAEQRDKEQKAREELRKSIEELEREMDEAKDRKKRDVDVELKEIELEKQRKAEALKEEAETHLAEVKAALELQHKESLALVDDEMAETMKRKKKDGEKALKDMNDRIATEIDDLRRDCNERRESLEKAQEEEMEKLRDEHRTRLEKFKRELSEKEDNIRRQEDVEMTKVRESQAEKLSLLQKEFAEKEETLVCERERALESIRAEGQQALQAARADLEDQKTCLEREKESLEKEIEILREAVVEEKAKLEMNAREVSKSAKTTAKAFSIAIQADRGLSKRDQDVAEREDTSEPAPCTPPNSHGSKVKPDQMSPLLLHSQAEDDLVLTDVSELSSDLSTLPSLSTEDITASTVTLTMESPWDIQGADRTRRPARRDDPLVSSLHDINQRISGVLSGLETNESTCQPKYRLPSEHLYQRSSSYSNSSRALPVGIQPSTSGMRVDDTFVPQRLRGFDDVSATMSLLESQRKWAQSVRRDLGRAGKPTLSARLSKSHRYYFS